Proteins co-encoded in one Methylobacterium sp. WL1 genomic window:
- a CDS encoding IS110 family transposase, with the protein MEITTVGIDLAKSIFQVHAVDAAGHVVVRKTLRRAQVVPFFSKLPRCLVGMEACGTAHHWARGLMKLGHDVRLMPPAYVKPYVKRGKTDANDAAAICEAVTRPSMRFVPVKSTEQQAALALHRTRDLLVKQRTQLVNMIRGLLAEFGIEMARGLRHALELAARLSAGDAAEVAPLAQRVVTGLADQIGALQIQLTRLEKELLAWHRENDLSQRLATIPGVGIVSATALAASVSEPERFRSGRQFAASLGLTPLQNCSGGKERLGRISRMGDRYLRRLLVVGMTSLIRRAKTTPNSVDPRLPALLQRKPVRVVTVAAANRTARVAWAIMTRGGTYRAPAARAA; encoded by the coding sequence ATGGAGATTACCACCGTCGGCATCGATCTGGCCAAGAGCATCTTTCAGGTTCACGCCGTCGATGCAGCTGGGCACGTCGTCGTGCGCAAGACTCTGAGGCGGGCACAGGTCGTGCCGTTCTTCTCCAAGCTGCCGCGATGCCTGGTTGGCATGGAGGCGTGCGGCACGGCGCACCACTGGGCCCGGGGACTCATGAAGCTCGGCCATGACGTGCGGCTGATGCCGCCGGCTTACGTGAAGCCGTATGTGAAGCGCGGTAAGACCGATGCGAACGACGCCGCGGCCATCTGTGAGGCGGTGACGCGCCCGAGCATGCGCTTCGTGCCGGTGAAGTCGACCGAGCAGCAGGCGGCGCTGGCGCTGCATCGGACGCGCGATCTGCTGGTCAAGCAACGCACGCAGCTGGTGAACATGATCCGCGGCCTGCTCGCCGAGTTTGGGATCGAGATGGCGCGGGGCCTGCGGCACGCGCTCGAACTGGCAGCCCGGCTCTCGGCCGGAGACGCGGCCGAGGTGGCGCCGTTAGCCCAGCGCGTGGTGACCGGGCTGGCCGATCAGATCGGCGCCTTGCAGATCCAGCTCACCCGCCTGGAGAAGGAGTTGCTCGCTTGGCATCGGGAAAACGACCTGTCGCAGCGCCTGGCGACGATCCCCGGTGTCGGTATCGTCTCGGCAACGGCGCTGGCCGCCTCGGTGAGCGAGCCCGAGCGCTTCCGCTCCGGTCGGCAGTTCGCCGCCTCGTTGGGACTGACACCGCTGCAGAACTGTAGCGGCGGCAAGGAGCGCCTGGGTCGGATCTCGCGCATGGGCGACCGCTACCTGCGCCGGCTGCTCGTAGTCGGCATGACCTCTCTGATCCGGCGCGCGAAGACCACACCGAACTCGGTCGACCCGCGGCTGCCGGCCCTTCTCCAGCGCAAGCCGGTGCGCGTCGTGACCGTTGCGGCCGCCAATCGCACGGCGCGGGTCGCTTGGGCTATCATGACCCGCGGCGGCACCTACCGCGCACCGGCGGCCAGGGCTGCCTGA
- a CDS encoding IS5 family transposase: MWTDRHRTRHEARLKNMVLQAGLDEVARFLERADPPGCPEATPARHALAGIAWHLRTGGGWRSLPAGFPPWRTVYGWFRRWIDKGLFESLLRSLTRRQRRRCGRRSEPRLAIIDTQSVKCIGVRGPRGYDGAKKVVGRKRVALVDAEGHVLALAVVPANVQDRDTLPALDDGKEQWPSLRLAILDGAFAAERCREWCNIHGMRHRVVEKDPDQKGFVVLERRWVVERTFGWLSHWGGLHRERAGRLDVATGRLVCAASLMAANALNNPA; this comes from the coding sequence ATGTGGACGGACCGACATCGGACGCGTCACGAGGCGCGTCTGAAGAACATGGTGCTGCAAGCGGGCTTGGACGAGGTGGCCCGTTTCCTGGAGCGCGCGGATCCGCCGGGCTGTCCGGAGGCTACACCGGCGCGCCACGCGCTGGCAGGGATAGCTTGGCACTTGCGGACGGGCGGAGGATGGCGGTCGCTGCCTGCGGGCTTTCCGCCGTGGCGCACGGTCTACGGCTGGTTCCGGCGCTGGATCGACAAGGGCCTGTTCGAGAGCCTGCTGCGGTCTCTGACCCGCCGTCAGCGGCGGCGTTGCGGACGCCGGTCGGAGCCACGGCTGGCGATCATCGACACGCAGAGCGTCAAATGCATCGGGGTGCGCGGACCGCGCGGCTACGATGGCGCCAAGAAGGTCGTCGGGCGCAAACGCGTGGCCTTGGTCGATGCCGAAGGCCATGTTCTGGCGCTCGCCGTCGTGCCGGCCAACGTGCAGGATCGCGATACCTTACCCGCCCTTGATGATGGCAAGGAGCAGTGGCCCAGTCTACGCTTGGCCATCCTCGACGGCGCCTTCGCGGCCGAACGCTGCCGGGAATGGTGCAACATCCACGGCATGCGCCATCGCGTCGTCGAGAAAGACCCGGATCAGAAGGGCTTCGTCGTCCTGGAGCGGCGCTGGGTCGTGGAGCGAACCTTCGGCTGGCTCAGCCATTGGGGCGGCCTGCACCGTGAGCGCGCCGGTCGCCTTGATGTCGCGACAGGGCGCCTCGTCTGCGCCGCCAGCCTCATGGCCGCTAATGCCCTCAACAATCCGGCTTAA
- a CDS encoding helix-turn-helix domain-containing protein yields the protein MDIAIGELSRRTGVKIPTIRYYEQVGLMPEPPRSAGSQRRYGEADVGRLNFIRHSRELGFEVEAIRELLTMNAHPDRSCTDVDLIARRHLAEVDRRIERLMALRGELDRMISECGQGRVGECRVIETLSNHAKCAHGSH from the coding sequence ATGGACATTGCAATCGGGGAGCTATCCCGGCGGACGGGGGTCAAGATCCCTACGATCCGCTACTACGAGCAGGTCGGACTGATGCCGGAGCCGCCACGGTCGGCTGGTTCGCAGCGCCGCTACGGCGAGGCAGACGTCGGCCGGCTGAACTTCATTCGTCACTCCCGGGAGCTCGGCTTCGAGGTGGAGGCGATCCGTGAGCTGCTGACGATGAACGCGCACCCCGACCGCTCATGCACCGACGTCGACCTGATCGCGCGCCGGCATCTCGCCGAGGTGGACAGGCGGATTGAGCGGCTCATGGCGTTGCGAGGCGAACTCGACCGGATGATCTCGGAATGCGGACAGGGACGCGTCGGCGAATGCCGCGTGATCGAGACGCTGTCCAATCACGCGAAGTGCGCACACGGGAGCCATTGA
- a CDS encoding cation transporter: MSDHCCGATKADACCSPPELVLPGASGKAHNHATAGGSCCSGGVPVFDGVDPRYKAVLWTVIGINGAMFVTEMAAGQLAGSQALKADALDFLADTVTYGLSLAVIGASLAVRSKAALFKGASLFLMALWVFGSTVYQTMVLGVPWAEVMGVIGVMALAANVGSVLLLRRYKDGDANVRSVWLCSRNDAIGNVVVMVAALGVWGSSSAWPDLAVAAVMAGIFLTSSVQILRQAWAEHREGAITMHPSPAE, from the coding sequence ATGAGCGACCATTGCTGCGGGGCGACCAAGGCCGACGCCTGCTGCTCGCCTCCGGAACTCGTGCTGCCCGGCGCCTCAGGTAAGGCGCACAACCATGCCACCGCCGGCGGCTCGTGCTGCTCGGGCGGCGTGCCGGTCTTCGACGGCGTCGACCCACGCTACAAGGCGGTCCTCTGGACCGTGATCGGCATCAACGGCGCGATGTTCGTGACCGAGATGGCAGCGGGCCAACTCGCCGGTTCGCAGGCGCTCAAGGCCGACGCCCTCGATTTCCTCGCCGATACCGTGACCTACGGCCTGAGCCTCGCGGTGATCGGCGCATCGCTTGCGGTCCGCTCGAAGGCGGCCCTGTTCAAGGGCGCATCGCTGTTCCTGATGGCGCTCTGGGTATTCGGCAGCACCGTCTATCAGACGATGGTGCTCGGCGTGCCCTGGGCCGAGGTGATGGGCGTGATCGGCGTGATGGCGCTGGCCGCAAACGTCGGATCGGTCCTGCTGCTCCGACGCTACAAGGACGGCGACGCCAACGTCCGCTCGGTGTGGTTGTGCTCGCGCAATGACGCCATCGGCAACGTCGTGGTCATGGTCGCCGCTCTCGGGGTCTGGGGTTCCTCCTCCGCCTGGCCCGATCTCGCCGTCGCGGCCGTAATGGCAGGGATCTTCCTGACCTCCTCCGTCCAGATCCTGCGGCAGGCCTGGGCCGAGCATCGCGAAGGCGCGATCACGATGCATCCCTCACCGGCCGAGTGA
- a CDS encoding cation diffusion facilitator family transporter produces MTAHDADDGHHHGSHDHATRADHDHAGHSHGSGHSHAPASFGKAFAIGIALNVGFVLVESVYGVLGNSVALLADAGHNLSDVLGLVVAWVATVLAKRAPTSRFTYGMKGSSILASLFNAVFLLVAVGAIGWEAIQRFGEPAPVAGKTVMIVAGVGILVNGITAWLFASGAKGDINIRGAFLHMAADTAVSAGVVVAGLVILYTGWAWLDPVVSLGIVAVIVWSTWGLLRDSLTMSLAAVPPGIDPMAVRAHLEGLSGVTAVHDLHIWPMSTTETALTAHLVMGGGHPGDAFLMNAARGMRERFGIGHTTLQVEKDAAACALAPASVV; encoded by the coding sequence ATGACAGCGCACGACGCAGATGACGGACACCATCACGGATCACACGACCACGCGACCCGTGCGGACCATGACCATGCAGGGCATTCCCACGGTTCGGGCCATTCCCATGCCCCCGCAAGCTTCGGCAAGGCGTTCGCCATCGGGATCGCCCTGAACGTCGGGTTCGTGCTCGTCGAGTCCGTTTACGGCGTCCTGGGGAACTCCGTGGCGCTCCTGGCCGACGCGGGCCACAACCTCTCGGACGTGCTCGGCCTCGTGGTGGCTTGGGTGGCGACCGTGCTGGCCAAGCGGGCCCCGACCTCCCGCTTCACCTACGGGATGAAGGGCTCCTCGATCCTGGCGTCGCTCTTCAACGCGGTGTTCCTTCTCGTCGCCGTGGGAGCCATCGGTTGGGAGGCCATCCAGCGCTTCGGCGAACCGGCCCCGGTGGCCGGCAAGACCGTGATGATCGTAGCCGGGGTCGGCATCCTGGTAAACGGCATCACCGCCTGGCTGTTCGCCTCCGGGGCCAAGGGCGACATCAACATCCGCGGCGCCTTCCTGCACATGGCGGCCGACACGGCGGTGTCGGCGGGCGTAGTCGTCGCCGGCTTGGTGATCCTGTACACCGGCTGGGCTTGGCTCGACCCCGTGGTGAGCCTCGGCATCGTCGCCGTCATCGTCTGGAGCACCTGGGGCCTCCTGCGCGACAGCCTGACGATGTCGCTGGCCGCGGTTCCCCCCGGCATCGATCCGATGGCGGTCCGCGCCCACCTCGAAGGGCTGTCGGGCGTCACGGCGGTGCACGACCTCCATATCTGGCCGATGAGCACCACGGAGACGGCCCTGACCGCGCACCTGGTGATGGGCGGGGGACATCCCGGCGATGCGTTCCTGATGAACGCCGCCCGTGGGATGCGGGAGCGGTTCGGGATCGGCCACACCACCCTTCAGGTCGAGAAGGATGCCGCGGCCTGCGCCCTCGCTCCCGCAAGCGTCGTCTGA
- a CDS encoding efflux RND transporter periplasmic adaptor subunit: MRAFLSVAFLAIGIAIGGAFPRVSETVQGALAAAGLATASKTPPTNAAMSTPAAPKADDGHGHGEHGHEHAEGEPKPAGEHRHSDGEAKPEAGGHKHAEGEAHGHDEEGEGKIKMTAEQAAEQDIKLARVEGGILSRHLLVPGTIAQDADRIARVPVRVVGTVAEMRKRLGEEVAKGEVVAVLDSREVAEAKSDFLTATVKADLEKTNFDRQQALWDKRISAESAFLNAKAAYSEATLRVDLARQKLSALGLNAAEVATSAKKDETTPNLSSLRRYELKSPLGGRVVERKVDVGTAVGKEGDPADVYTVADLSSVWIELAIPTTELSKVREGAKVTILGNDEASRGEGKVVFVSPILNPETRSARVIVALPNKEMTWRPGTFVTTEVEIAQDKVAVRLPKSAIQTIGGVKVVFVRTREGFERRDVTIGKADDDAFEILTGLKPGDEVAVANSFVLKAELGKAEADHDH; encoded by the coding sequence ATGCGTGCATTCCTATCCGTGGCCTTCCTGGCCATCGGCATCGCCATAGGCGGTGCCTTCCCCCGCGTGTCCGAGACCGTGCAGGGGGCGCTGGCCGCCGCCGGCCTGGCGACCGCATCCAAGACCCCGCCGACCAACGCGGCGATGAGCACCCCTGCGGCCCCGAAGGCCGATGACGGCCACGGCCATGGCGAGCACGGCCACGAGCATGCCGAGGGAGAGCCCAAGCCCGCCGGCGAACACAGGCACTCGGACGGCGAGGCCAAGCCGGAAGCCGGAGGCCACAAGCACGCCGAGGGCGAGGCGCATGGCCACGACGAGGAGGGCGAGGGCAAGATCAAGATGACGGCCGAGCAGGCCGCGGAGCAGGACATCAAGCTGGCAAGGGTCGAGGGCGGCATCCTCTCGCGCCATCTGCTGGTGCCCGGCACCATCGCCCAGGACGCCGACCGGATCGCCCGCGTTCCTGTGCGGGTCGTCGGCACCGTGGCCGAGATGCGCAAGCGCCTCGGTGAGGAAGTGGCCAAGGGCGAGGTGGTAGCCGTCCTCGACAGCCGCGAGGTTGCCGAGGCCAAGAGCGACTTCCTCACTGCGACGGTCAAGGCGGACCTGGAGAAGACGAACTTCGACCGCCAGCAGGCTCTCTGGGACAAGCGGATCTCGGCCGAGTCCGCATTCCTGAACGCCAAGGCCGCCTACTCCGAAGCGACCCTGCGCGTCGACCTCGCCCGCCAGAAGCTATCGGCCCTGGGGCTCAACGCGGCCGAGGTCGCGACGTCCGCCAAGAAGGACGAGACCACCCCGAACCTATCGAGCTTGCGCCGCTACGAGCTCAAGTCCCCGCTCGGCGGGCGTGTGGTCGAGCGTAAGGTCGATGTCGGAACCGCCGTCGGCAAGGAGGGTGATCCGGCCGACGTCTACACCGTCGCCGACCTGTCCTCCGTGTGGATCGAGCTCGCCATCCCGACCACCGAGCTGTCGAAGGTTCGCGAGGGCGCCAAGGTGACCATTCTCGGAAACGACGAAGCCTCCCGCGGCGAGGGCAAGGTCGTCTTCGTCAGCCCGATCCTCAACCCGGAAACCCGCTCGGCGCGGGTCATCGTCGCCCTGCCGAACAAGGAGATGACCTGGCGACCCGGGACCTTCGTCACCACCGAGGTCGAGATCGCGCAGGACAAGGTCGCTGTCCGACTGCCGAAATCCGCCATCCAGACCATCGGCGGCGTAAAGGTCGTGTTCGTCCGCACCCGGGAGGGCTTCGAACGCCGGGACGTGACCATCGGCAAGGCCGACGACGACGCCTTCGAGATCCTCACCGGCCTGAAGCCCGGCGACGAAGTCGCTGTCGCCAACTCCTTCGTCCTGAAGGCCGAGCTCGGCAAGGCCGAAGCCGACCACGACCATTGA